The Streptomyces sp. WZ-12 genome segment CATTGCGCGGGATCAATCGAATCGCCGTCGGAGCGGCCCGACCAGCAGGGATCTGGTTTCGACGGCGCACCCGCCGGTCTCGCTGGTGGCACTCTTCACGGTGCCTTGGAAGCTGATCGGATGGTGACCGGCCCGACGAGGCTGCGTTCCCGTTGCGGCCGGTCGCCGTCGCATGCGGCCCAGTCGAGTCACGGCCCGTCAGGAGTGCGGTGACAGGCCGTCGTCCACGGGGGTGTTCTGGGGTTCCAGCGCGATGCCGGAGTTCCTGGCCTGTTCGAGGATCAGAGCGGCGAAGTCCTCCTCGACGTGTCCCGCGCCGATGGCACCCGCGATGAGCTGGGCGGTGGCGGCGGCGAGCGGCATCGGGACCTCCAACTCCCGGGCGGCAGACAGTCCCAGGTCGAAGTCCTTGCGCAGCAGCGGCATGGTGAACGTCGGCGTGAAGTCCAGGTTGACGAGGGCTGGCGACTTGTAGCGGGTGTAGAGCGAGCCCATCACGGAGTCGTTGAGGAATTCCAGGAAGGCGGAACGGCTGACACCGCCCTTCTCCGCGAGGACGGTGATCTCGGCGAGCGACTGGGTGACGACGCCGAGGAAGACGTTGTGCGCGATCTTGACGAGGCGGGCGACTTCGCCCTCGCCGACGTAGGTCACTCCGCGGCCCAACTGTGCGAGCAGCGGCTCGACTTGGGCGTACGCCTCGCGAGGGCCGGAGACCGCGACGGTCAACTTGCCCGCCGCGATTACCTTCGGGTTCCCACTCACCGGGGCGGCCAGGAAGTCGGTCCCGCGCTCGGCGGCCGCGTTCCGCATCAGCGCGGACGTCTGCGTGGACACCGTGGAGCTGTCGACCAGCACGCCCGGTGCGGCGTCGGGCGAGGTCAGCACACCGCTCGGACCCGTGCTGACCGCCTCCAGGTCGGGCGAGGCGGAGACCATGGTGAAGACGACGTCCCGGTCGGCCAGGTCGACCGGCCGGTCGACGACCGCGGCTCCCCGTTCAGCCAGTGGTTCGGCCTTGGCGCGGGTCCTGTTGTAGACGGCTACGTCGTGCCCCGCGTCCAACAGCCGGGCGGCGAGTTGGAAGCCCATGCGGCCGGTACCGATCCACCCCACGCGCGGGCGATCTTGTGCGACGTACGGCATTTCTCTCCCTCGATCCTGGAAGACGACTCGACCCGTGCGGACCCGTAGCCCCACCAGCCGGCCCGTGGCGTGCGACCGACCGTGTGCCGGCCCACGACGGCCTCAGCGTCAGGTTGCCTGACCAACTGGTCCGGTCGGAAGCAGCGGGGATCGAAACCCGCCGCACCACACCCGTGTGTGCGAACACGGGTGAGTCTGCGTCCGCACGCGCCGGGCAACAGGTGGTCAGTTGTCGGGGAGGGGGCGCTGACCGGCCGGGGGAGCGTGTGTGCTGGGGAAGACGGGGTCGAAGTAGGCGGCGTGGCGGAGGTGCTCGGCGAGTGACGCGGCGGCGGTGGAGTGGGGGTGGTCCTTGACGCCCCAGGCCAGCAGGTGGTGGCGGCGGGCCCAGGGGTCCTGGAGTTCGCAGACCTCAAGGGGTTGGTGGGGGTCGATGGCGGGGCGCGGGACGACGGCGAGGCCGACGCCGGCGGCGGCGAGGGCGACGAGGGCGTGGAGGTTGGCGACGGTGGTGCGGTAGCGCACCACGGGGGCGTGCGGCGTGAGGTGCTTTTCGATCCAACCGCGCAGGGACGAGCCGGAGTTGAGGCCGACGAGCGGGTGCTCGGCGACCTCGCGGTAGGTGAGCGCGGTCCGCCCGGCGAGGATGCCGCCGGCCTGGCCGATCACGACGAGGGAGTCGTCGCCGAGGGGCTCCATGCGCAGGCCGGAGTCGTGGGTCTCGTCGTCGAGGACCACTCCCAGGTCCGCCTCGCCGTCGGTGAGCATCCGTACCGTCTGCGGGGTGCGGCTCTCGGACACCGTGACGTCGACGTCCGGGTGTGCCCGCAGGAACGAGGCCAGGGCCCGGGGGACGAGCCGGTGCATCGCGGAGCCGCCGCCCAACAGGGTCAGGGGTGCGGTGGGGGACTGGGCGTAGCTCGCGACGGCGCTTTCGAGGCGCGCGGTCTGGGCGAGCACGTCCCGGGCGTGACGGGCGAGGGTCGTGCCGGCCGGTGTCGGGCGCACGCCCCGCCGGCCGCGGATCAACAGGGCCACGCCGGCGTGGTGTTCCAGGGAGC includes the following:
- a CDS encoding NAD(P)-dependent oxidoreductase, which encodes MGLRVRTGRVVFQDRGREMPYVAQDRPRVGWIGTGRMGFQLAARLLDAGHDVAVYNRTRAKAEPLAERGAAVVDRPVDLADRDVVFTMVSASPDLEAVSTGPSGVLTSPDAAPGVLVDSSTVSTQTSALMRNAAAERGTDFLAAPVSGNPKVIAAGKLTVAVSGPREAYAQVEPLLAQLGRGVTYVGEGEVARLVKIAHNVFLGVVTQSLAEITVLAEKGGVSRSAFLEFLNDSVMGSLYTRYKSPALVNLDFTPTFTMPLLRKDFDLGLSAARELEVPMPLAAATAQLIAGAIGAGHVEEDFAALILEQARNSGIALEPQNTPVDDGLSPHS
- a CDS encoding LysR family transcriptional regulator, with translation MRYDLDDLRLFLHIVTEGSITAGAHRMHLSLPSASSRVRSLEHHAGVALLIRGRRGVRPTPAGTTLARHARDVLAQTARLESAVASYAQSPTAPLTLLGGGSAMHRLVPRALASFLRAHPDVDVTVSESRTPQTVRMLTDGEADLGVVLDDETHDSGLRMEPLGDDSLVVIGQAGGILAGRTALTYREVAEHPLVGLNSGSSLRGWIEKHLTPHAPVVRYRTTVANLHALVALAAAGVGLAVVPRPAIDPHQPLEVCELQDPWARRHHLLAWGVKDHPHSTAAASLAEHLRHAAYFDPVFPSTHAPPAGQRPLPDN